TAATGAAAGAAATTCCACTCCTTCTCCTTCAGAAACTCCTTCAAGTTCATCTTCcaattcatcttcaatgACTCCAACGTCTTCTTCAACAGTTTCAACAGAGACTACTCCGTCATCTTCAACCATTCAATCGTCTACTACTGTAAAGCCTACCGCCAAATCTTGGTCAGCCATTGCTTCAAGTGGTATTCCAAAGAGTAAAAATGTGGCTAGTAGCAACTCTGGTGTAGCtaataatgcaaatgcTACtacttcttcaaatatgCATTCACAGAATGCTAATAAGGTTTCACAACAATCAACAGCTAACTCCCAAAAGAAAGATAAAAAGTATATTCCATCTACTACAAAAAATGGCACTGAACCTTTAGGTACTATTGCATTAAGAATGTCTtttgattcaaattatattcCTTATACCTTGAAGACTCTCCCAGCTTCTTCAAGTATACCGATTAAATCGATTGTTCCAAGAGGTATCATCAATAAtgcaaatatttgttttatgAGCTCTGTTCTTCAAGTATTATTGTATTGTAAACCGTTCATTGATATCCTAAATGTTATCTCTTTAAGAAATAcaaattctaaatcaaatgcctcatctttcaaattaattgatgCCTGTGTCGAATTTTATAAAcaatttgatgaagaaactgtagcaaaagaaaaactCGATGCCATTAATAAAACAACTTTGCAAGATGCTGGTAGCAATAACAAACAAAAGGCACATAGCGCTTcagtaaataataataatggtaatcCTTCTCCATTAAATCCTGAACAATTTTACTCAGCTCTATCTACGatctataaatttaaagatttggGATGGGGCCACCAAGAGGATGCTGAAGAGTTTTTAACACATATGCTGGACCAATTGcatgaagaatttattgcaggtatttatttcttaacTGATAACGAAATCCAAAATCTGCTACAAAGTGTCAATGATCCAGATTTGAAGatatatttcattagatGTCTCTCTCAATATAAGAAGGCTGAgtttatgaaaaatatttcttcatcattaaaggagttaatttcaaaatatggCTCAATTAACGATACCAACGAAGATGGTTCCAACGGCTGGCATGAAGTTAGTAGCAGTAGTAAAAAAGGCAAAAAAACAAGATCGGCTGCTAAACGTACATTTGAAATCGAATCTTCACCAATTTCATGTTTATTCGGTGGTCAATTTAGATCTGTTTTAGACGTTCCAAGTAATAAGGAGTCTCAATCAATTACACTAGACCCATTTCAAACCATACAATTAGATATATCTGATCCTGCTGTTAATGATTTAGATAGTgcattcaaaaaatttagcGAGTTTGAATTTATACCTTTTAAGTCTTCATCAGGTGCAGATGTTGAAGCTAAGAAGCAAActtttattgataaattaccaACAGTTTtgttaattcatttaaagaGATTCTCCTTCATTAACAATACAGATAAAGATAACAGTATGGCAAACTATAATGCCTATCATGGACGGATTGAAAAGATTCGTAAGAAGATCAGTTATAACCATGAATTAGTTATACCTGCTGAAACAATTACTAATGGTAAACAATTGGCTCCAGAGAACAGAACGTATGAATTAACTGGTGTAGTTTATCATCATGGCTTAAGTTCCGATGGAGGTCACTATACTGCCGATATTTACCATAAAGAAGTTGATAAATGGTACAGAATTGATGATGTCACTGTAACAGAATTGGAAAAAGACGATGTCTTAAAGGGTGGTGAGAATAGCACTGATTCAAGAACAgcatatattttaatgtaCCAAAAGCTGTAAGCACCTCACTGAAAGAATATAACTTGATTATCATTTAAgcctttattatttttaagttTGGCTATGTTGATATGCATTTTATTACAGTATTGTATCTATTCCtcttaaatatttagacTACTCAAATTATTAGCGCTCACTTCTCTATTTAACTGCGGTTAGCCAATAGcaatttacttttttattacataAAGTTATAGAAAAAGTGACCTTATACCTTCTGGAAAAGGAGAGCATTTAGACTAAAGTACATAGATTAAACAGTATCGACACTGGAATAATTTAATGAGTAAGAAGGACTCGAGAAAATAGACAGAACTTTCTTTATGATTTtggatttattatttaaagagCTGAAGAACTAGTTTTTGTAGTAACTTCATGGTCCCATTCGCTTTCTTACATTAGTTATCTTAAATCTAACAAGTATATAGATATGTAAGTGATTTATCTTTACGAAATCATTGAGTAGACCTTATTCAAGGGTAttcttattataaataGCCTATTTGATAGACCTTTACACCCGCTATTTATCATCTCAATTGGAAACTAACGATAGCACATTTAGCTCTACTTTAGATCTAATATGCAAGACATGAAAGTCGGATATTGTGGTAAATGATGACTGaagaataatataaaatttaaagccCGTATTGTTTTTGGTATAATTAAGGTGTTTTGGAGTATTATTTATGTTACTGTCAGATATTTATGGTATCAATTGATCTTATAAATGTCTTCTCCCAGCTAAATACGTATATAAAACTACagaagtatataaaaacGAGCTCTATTTATATTCCGAGAAATGCAggttatataaaaatatcacttAGTTTGTAGTATTTCACGCTCAACAGTTACTTAGTGACagtttcttcattaaaGTATCTACTAGATATTCATGGTCTTTATACATACAACAGTAGATATGCTAATTTAGGATAAAAGATAGTATAACGTGAATATACgttactaataaaaaccccaattagaaaattcattGTCGTTAATTAAAGTACATCATGTAGATTCTATAGGATATACCAAGCATGAGAGATAAATAACTCTTGTGAGATTAATTaggtgaaaaattttcacttATAGACGACGACGAATTGACTTCTCTTgtccaaaaaataatgtataAATTGCAAAATTTTAGTCGACATCTAacctttatatttttatatttttatattttctataatcTTAATTCCTATTCAAAAGGGTAGGAGGTTTCTATACCATAAAATACTTGCTAAAAAacagaattattctctTAATTATGACTAACAGCAATACTAACATTAAGGATTCAAATGTCGTACACTATCGTTACTAAagtatatatgtatgtttattaatattcggaaatattttaatcaAATGATTACTTAACTAAAAACCGAAGAACAAAACTTAAAATTTTACACTAAGaaaaatagtttttttaagaataaAGTATGAAAAACTTGAAGAACCTTAAATGCAATATTTGGTGTTAAAacattttataattatgaaaaaatattcgtACAATCTACAATGGAATGAAAGCTTATAGTGACacaaattataataatttttgccattttcaattgtatACAACAGTCTTAGTTTTCTAAAGAGTATAGAAGAAACTAAcattgtaaaataaaatttatatatttacagTTTTATGTGAGAGCATTATGGTATATCATGCCCTTATAGAtgtttttatatatatccaCATTTGAATgcataatttttaaaccTCTATGCTAttctataaaaaataatagctACAACCTCTAGTTATAGGTTCAGATTGCATAGAAACATCATTTAATACGctcaatattttaatatttatttccaTGATAGGTTAcctatgaaaaaaaatatcactGTTACACCACACGTGATCATTTAATGACAGGCTTTTCAGGTTTTTAGTCTgtttttttagattttttttccttatCGTCGCAAGAAATTTTCAcatttggattatttgaaaattacGAAAGGCTTTTTAAAACTTATgtatgatttgaaaaaaaaaccatATCAAAAAACTCCATTAAAGGGAATAGTTTCAAATCTTGTAACTTTTGAATactgaaaaaatttagcACTTTTCACCCTATAGTCATTTAGCATTTAGGTCAGCGGCTAATCTTCCTATttatagaatttttaaaagaggAAATAGTCCCGTTTTAGATCTATAAAAAGACCACCTCATCGCATATTCAATAAGCTTAATTAGAGTTCATTCATTTTAGTACCAATTGGAATTTACTTGTTTCCAAggttaaaaaattaattgaaacagcatatttatattatatttccatcatttttttattgttttttattgatatttctaattttttttacaatcaAAAACTAATctccaaatattttcatagTTACACAAATGCTAGAAAGACTAAAAGAAGTTATTGCATTAGCAAATAATCCAACAACAGATCAAGCTACTAAAAAGCAAGCTTTAGATTATTTAGAGCAGCTTAAACAAGATCCAGAAAATGGTACCAAGTTATTCACGACTTTATTGACAGAAGAATCCAATAATGAtctaaataaatttgttgCATTACAGTTTATTAATGACATCGTCGTTTCAATGCAAAATGATTACAATAAGTTAGATTCTATCAAAGCAGTAATGCTAGACTTCATTAtgcaaaaaattaataataatacgaATGATCCcgaatattttaaaaacaagGTAGCAGAAACATTTACTAGATTATTTTACTATATGTATGGTCCAAATTTTAATGGGAATCAATGGaatacatttttttctgaCTTAATTAATGTTTTCCAAATTCAATCCCTGCTTGAAAATACTATACCCAGTAATTTTTCCTTACTAGGCTtagattattttaatagaatttgcttatcaattaattctgAAATTGCTGATCAAACTTTTGCAAGACCAAAGCAGATTCaacttaaaaataatgatttaaagGATTCGATGAGGGCTCATGACGTTCCTATTTTAACAACTATTTGGTTAAATGGATTAAAAGCTTTGGCACCATCAAATACTACAAATAGCAGCAATAAATCGAATTCTGAATCAGTGTCCTTAATACTAGCATGCATTGGTGCATTTGTCTCCTGGATTGAAATTTCACTTATCGTAACACCAGAATATATTCAAGCCATATATGGCTATTTAGATTTCCCACCTACTAAAATATCCTGTGCGAATTGTCTATGTGAAATTATTtcgaaaaaaatgaaaccTGTAGACAA
The window above is part of the Henningerozyma blattae CBS 6284 chromosome 2, complete genome genome. Proteins encoded here:
- the UBP3 gene encoding mRNA-binding ubiquitin-specific protease UBP3 (similar to Saccharomyces cerevisiae UBP3 (YER151C); ancestral locus Anc_8.202), whose protein sequence is MSKNTNSNHGVANGNANVNNNGASEESYSMYPQTTSPPQLTQPTAQFGYQAAPQVPFYGNPHMYYNVYSPQTPQYHPHLNMMNRGSMIYPNNSGNGMNPQGSQAGEPRKKWSNNSPNFHSMNSTTNNGSYNKTHHYQHNNYNNVNNNNNGMNASVKGNVNNNNGNNINTNTNTNTNTIINNSNTNVNNNNNNMNFNDSNANIGNMKLPNNNTNNNNTNNNHMYQTNKSSNHIMSNNINSSISTQYKFDTSKLKTSDLNFSMTFPLFFNTNEDEFSKARARRHELRLKSNEESKVRSNKSAVSDSSLPAASAPKNQKVENRSVDDTKKINKSPETSIPAIEFKKMRKRRKKDISSTHEAKPETKSKKKLEDKQPESKPDTKPEEYSEAKKIIVKQDPKQAVHINVEIPTSKSNERNSTPSPSETPSSSSSNSSSMTPTSSSTVSTETTPSSSTIQSSTTVKPTAKSWSAIASSGIPKSKNVASSNSGVANNANATTSSNMHSQNANKVSQQSTANSQKKDKKYIPSTTKNGTEPLGTIALRMSFDSNYIPYTLKTLPASSSIPIKSIVPRGIINNANICFMSSVLQVLLYCKPFIDILNVISLRNTNSKSNASSFKLIDACVEFYKQFDEETVAKEKLDAINKTTLQDAGSNNKQKAHSASVNNNNGNPSPLNPEQFYSALSTIYKFKDLGWGHQEDAEEFLTHMLDQLHEEFIAGIYFLTDNEIQNLLQSVNDPDLKIYFIRCLSQYKKAEFMKNISSSLKELISKYGSINDTNEDGSNGWHEVSSSSKKGKKTRSAAKRTFEIESSPISCLFGGQFRSVLDVPSNKESQSITLDPFQTIQLDISDPAVNDLDSAFKKFSEFEFIPFKSSSGADVEAKKQTFIDKLPTVLLIHLKRFSFINNTDKDNSMANYNAYHGRIEKIRKKISYNHELVIPAETITNGKQLAPENRTYELTGVVYHHGLSSDGGHYTADIYHKEVDKWYRIDDVTVTELEKDDVLKGGENSTDSRTAYILMYQKL